In the genome of Quercus robur chromosome 3, dhQueRobu3.1, whole genome shotgun sequence, one region contains:
- the LOC126716463 gene encoding cytochrome P450 CYP749A22-like: protein MAAIGIIAICLSCSLCLYFVLALIRQLNKLWWTPIRIQHQMHSQGINGPPYKFFYGSNKDVSNMKKEAMVKPMDLSHDILYKAQPHIHAWIKKYGKNFLLWNGSQPELIVTEPGLIKEMLNNRENTYVKEKPGGYIEKLLGDGLVFSTGEKWTKMRKLANNAFHAESLKNLVPAMITSAEVMLERWKNYEGKEMEVFEEFTLLTSEVISRTAFGSSYLEGRNIFEMLTKLTMITARNTHQLRIPVISKFYKTKDDIEADELEKGIYNRVLEIIKNTEFGSSTGGHFLQLLLTAHHDANVSQRISIKDLVDECKTFYFAGQETTNNLLTWSMFLLSIHTDWQEKARQEVLSLFGHQNPTPDGITKLNTMSMIINEALRLYPPAISILRKVERKATLGKLTLPANLMVNVSNFAVHHDPDIWGEDVNLFKPERFSEGVAKATNNNVAAFIPFGMGPRICVGSNFTPTEAKVVLCMILQRYAFTLSPTYVHLPFQLFTLRPLNGVQVILHSL, encoded by the exons atggctgcTATTGGAATCATTGCTATCTGTCTTTCATGCTCTCTGTGTCTGTACTTTGTCTTAGCTCTCATCCGGCAACTTAACAAACTGTGGTGGACTCCTATTCGCATACAACATCAAATGCATTCACAGGGAATCAATGGTCCTCCCTACAAGTTCTTCTATGGAAGCAACAAAGATGTTTCCAACATGAAAAAAGAAGCCATGGTCAAGCCAATGGATTTATCACATGACATATTGTACAAAGCTCAGCCTCATATTCACGCATGGATCAAAAAATatg GGAAGAATTTTCTTCTTTGGAATGGCTCTCAACCTGAATTGATCGTTACTGAACCAGGGCTTATCAAAGAGATGCTGAACAATAGAGAAAATACTTATGTTAAAGAAAAGCCCGGAGGCTATATAGAGAAGCTCTTAGGAGATGGACTTGTGTTTTCTACCGGTGAAAAATGGACAAAGATGCGGAAACTAGCCAACAATGCCTTCCATGCAGAGAGCCTGAAA AATCTGGTTCCAGCAATGATCACTAGTGCGGAGGTGATGCTAGAAAGGTGGAAAAATTATGAAGGTAAAGAGATGGAGGTATTTGAAGAATTTACGCTATTGACATCAGAAGTGATTTCCAGAACAGCTTTTGGAAGTAGTTACTTAGAAGGGAGGAACATTTTTGAGATGTTGACGAAATTGACCATGATAACAGCCAGAAATACTCATCAACTCAGGATTCCTGTCATCAG cAAGTTTTATAAAACCAAGGATGATATTGAAGCAGATGAGCTTGAAAAAGGAATATACAACCGTGTATTAGAGATAATCAAGAATACAGAATTTGGTAGCAGTACTGGGGGCCATTTTCTTCAATTACTTCTAACGGCTCATCATGATGCCAATGTCAGCCAAAGGATTTCAATAAAAGATTTGGTGGATGAGTGCAAGACATTTTACTTTGCTGGGCAAGAAACCACTAATAATTTGCTTACCTGGAGTATGTTTCTTCTATCAATCCACACAGATTGGCAAGAGAAAGCAAGACAGGAGGTGCTCAGTTTATTTGGCCATCAAAATCCAACTCCAGATGGAATCACAAAACTCAATACC ATGAGCATGATCATCAATGAGGCTCTAAGGTTATATCCTCCAGCAATTTCAATACTAAGAAAAGTTGAAAGGAAAGCTACACTGGGGAAGCTCACTCTTCCAGCTAATCTAATGGTGAACGTCTCCAACTTTGCTGTTCACCATGACCCCGACATATGGGGAGAGGACGTAAATCTTTTCAAGCCAGAGAGATTCTCAGAAGGTGTAGCCAAGGCTACTAACAACAACGTAGCTGCTTTTATACCCTTTGGAATGGGACCCCGAATTTGTGTCGGTTCAAACTTTACCCCCACTGAAGCAAAGGTTGTTCTCTGCATGATTTTACAACGCTATGCCTTCACCTTATCCCCAACCTATGTCCATTTGCCATTTCAGCTTTTCACCCTTCGCCCACTAAATGGAGTTCAAGTAATTCTACACTCACTTTGA